TAGGGACGCACCAGCGGCACTCCGGTGCCGCCCAGGTCCACGCGGCCGCTGCCGGCCAGCAGCAGCGGCTGCGGTTCGCGCCGCAGGCCGATGGCCGACCAGACCTCCTCGCGCGCCAGCCCCGAGGCGGCGGGCTCGCCGGTGGCCAGCAGTTCCAGCCACGGCGTCAGCCGCTCCAGCCGCTTGCTGTCGCCGAACAGGCGCACGCTCTCGCGGCGCAGGATGCGCTCGCCGCCGGGGGCCTCCTGCAGGGTGGCGACGGCGCGGGCGGCATCGGCCACGTCGGCGGCGGCCTCCGGGCCCTGGCCGCGGACCGTGCGGTCGCTGCGCCAGGCCTGCAGCACGGCGTCGAGGACCGGGAAGCGCGCCTGCCACGGGTGCAGGAGGGTTTCGGCGCGGGCGGCGCGGGCGTCCAGCAGCTCCACGCCCAGGTGCACGGCAAGCGCGTCGAGGTCGGCGACGGTGATCCGCAGCAGGCGCTCGCCGTCGCTGCGATGCCGGTCGCGTTCGACGTCGAGCGCCCCGGCGCGCTCGGCCATGGCGATGCCGGCATGGAAGGCCTCGCGCTCGGCCAGTGTCTGCAGCGCGAGGTAGTCGCCGGCGCTGGCGGCGGTGGTCATCGGCAGGCTCGCGGGCCCGTCGTCGCCGCGCAGGCGCGCGCGCTCGCCCTTGCGCAGCAGCCGTTCCAGCGTGCCGCGCGCCGGACTCACGTCGGCGCCTGCTGGCCTGCGATGCGGGCCGTCTCTTCGGCCAGCAGCTCCGGATGCAGGTCGAACTGGTCGCTCAGCAGCAGTTCGCGCGCCTCCGGCCGGACCTCGATGCGTTCGGCCTGCAGCAGGTCCTCGTCGCGGAACAGTTCGATGTAGCTGTCGAGCACGCCGCTGAGCGTGCCTTGGGCGGTGTCGGGCGCGGCCAGCACCAGCTGCAGGCCGAGCGAGCGCAGATAGTTGGTGGTGGCGCGCGCGTTCTGGGCGTCGATCTTGTCGCCGAACTCGTCGAGCAGGATCAGGCCCAGGCCGCCGGGATGCGCTTCGCTCTTGCCGTAGGCCGCGGCCAGCGCGGCGCCGGCGATCACGTACAGCGGCGCGCGGTGCTCGCCGCCGGAGCCCGAGCGCATGCGCTCGCTGAGGGTGCCGATCACGTGTTCGTCCTGGCGGATCTGCACCCCGAACTGGAAGAAACGGCGGTAGTCGTCCAGCGGCGAGTCGATCGCGCGCGCACTGGCGCTTTCGTCCACCAGCTCGGCGAAGGCCGCGGGCACCTCGCCGGCGCTGCCGAACAGGTTGTCCTCGCCGCCGAGGTCGGCGATGCGGCCGATGAAGCGGTGCAGGTCGCGGTAGTCGGGCAGCACCTCGTAGTGGAAGCGGTAGCGCTCGTTGTTGGAGAACGCCGGGCTGTTGCGCAGGGTGCGGTTGAGCGCGTCGATCTGGGTCTTCAGGCGCACGAAGTTGTCGTGCAGGGTGTTGGCGACGTTGCTGCGGAAGGTCTCGACCGCGGTGTCGTAAGCCTGGCGGGCCTCGGCCTGATAGTTGACCAGCTCGGTGTCGCGCAGGCGGGTGAGTTCGCCCTGCAGCAGGCGGCGGGCCTCGCGCCACTGGCTGGCTTCGAACCCGATGTCCACGCCGTGCGTGCTGGCGTACTGCTGCAGCGCGCTCCAGGCTTCGGGCAGGAGCTTCTGCAACTGGTCGGCGTTGTCGCGGGCGCGCTTGTCGCACAGGGCGGCGCAGTCCTCCAGGCCCATTTGCTTCTGCTCGAGCTCCTCGCGGTGGCGTTCGACCAGGTTGGCGTCGACATCACCGTCGCGGAAGGCCTCGACCGCGCGCCGGGCGGCGATTTCCGCCTGGGCCTGCAGGGCAGCGAGCAGGGCCTGCTGCTGCGCCAGCGCGCTCTGCGCCAGCGCCTCGGCGCTGATCAGGCCCTCGACGCGGGATTCGCCGGCGTCCAGCGCCTGCTTCAGCGCGGCCACGCGCTCGCTCATGCGCAGCAGGTCGGGGTCGCGTGCGGCCTCGCGGCTGTCCTGGCCGCTGCGGTAGTGGCTTTCCACCTGCTCATGTTCCAGGACGCGCGCATGCAGGGCCTGCGCCAGCTCCTCCGGTTCGGCCAGGCGGGCCATGCCGCGCTGGCAGGCTTCGGCGCGCCTGAGCTCGGGTTCGATGCGGCGGAGGTCGGCCTCGGCGGCCTCGACGTCTTCGCGCAGTGCGCGCGCCCGTTCGCGGCTGCTGGAAGCGCCGATCCGGAGATCCGCCGCTGCCGGCAGGCGCAGGCGTTCGATGCTGCCGCCCTTGGCCAGCAGGCCGTCGCGCGCCAGCGCCTGGCGGCTGTGGACCAGTTCGGCTTCGGTCTCCACGCAGCGCAGCTCGCCCAGCTGACGGCGCAGGAAGGCCAGCGCATCGGCGTTGTCGCCGACCAGCAGCGCGGCCACGCTGCCGGCGTCCGGGGTGGCGCCGCGTGCGCCGCGCGCCTGGCTGGCGAGGGCGAGCTTGACGCCGTATACCGCGCGCCCGTCGCGCAGCGAGCGGTACAGCTTCACCGCGCGCTCCTCGTCCTGCGCGGGGACCAGCAGCGCCTCGACGTTGCTGCGCAGATAGGCCTCGATGGCCGGCTGCCAGGCGGCGTCGACCACCCGCACCAGGTCGCAGACCGGCTGCGCGACGATGCCTTCGTCGCGCAGGTAGTTCATCAGCCGCACCGCGTCCGGGTGGAGTTCGGCCTGGCCCGCGGCGAGGCGCTTCAGGTTGTGGCGGGCGGATTCGAGGCGGTCGCGCGCCTGCTCGAACGCGGCGTGGCGGCCGCGCGCATGGCCGTCGACCGCGTCCACCAGCGGTGCCGCCGCGGCCAGGGCGGCCTTCGCTTGCGCATGCAGCTGCGCGGGCGTCCACGGCAGGGCGGCATCGCCCGGCAGTGCGACCAAGGCCTCGTGCCACGCCTCCCATGGCGCGCCCGCGTTGGCCAGCGCGGTGGCGTCGACGCCGGGCAGGCCAAGCCGGCCGGTGTCGCGGTAGCGCTCGCGCACCGCGGCGATCTCGCGCAGCAGGGCGGTCTTCAGCTGTTGCAGGCGGTCGCGGTCGCGCCCGGCGAGCTCGTCCAGCTGGGCCTGCTCGCCATAGCCTTCGCGGCCCTGCAGCAGCGCCAGGGCATGGGCATGTTCGTCGCGCAGCTGGCCGCGCCCGGCACGCGCCGCGGCCAGGTCCCGGCCCAGCGACGCCAGGGCTTCGGCGGCGCCGTCGCACGCATCCTGCGCGGTCTCCACCTGTTCGCCGAGCAGGTCGCGCTGGTACTCCGCGGCCAGCGCGCGGTACGACGCCGCGCGCACGGCCTGGGCGGAGATCCGGGCGTACTGGCCGTCGACCCTGTCCGCCGAATCGATGCGGTGCTGCAGCTGTTCGATCCGCTCCTTGATCTGGCGGAAGCTGTCGAGCAGGGCGCGGAAGCGGGCGACGTCGGTGGGCCGGTCCTCGGCCACCAGGGTGCGCACGAACAGGTCCACGTCCTCCACCCGCTGCAGGTTGAGCGCGTTCTGGAAGGCCTTGCGGAAGGCGTTGAAGTCCGGGTGCGCGCCGGGCGAGGCGCGCAGCCGGGTCAGCAGGTCGCGGACGAAGCGTTCGCCGCTGGCATGGAACTCGGGGCTGGTGCCGGCCTCGCGGCAGCGCTGCCCGGCCAGGGCGCGGAAACGGCTCCATTCCAGCGGCAGTTCGCGGCCATCGATCCGCTCGACGTGGTCCTCCAGGTCCAGCGCCACCCCCGGCAGCAGGTACAGCCCGTGCTGGCGGTGCTCGGGCTCGTCGGCCGACGCCCCCAGGGCGATGCCCGCGGTCAGCGGCAGGCCGCTGTCCTGGTCGCGGAACACCAGGCTGATGTAGGTGGTGGCGGTGCGCCGCTTGCGGCCCTCGTCGCCGCTGCGGTACACGCCCAGGCAGTAGTCGCGGATGCTGCGCGAGCGCGCCTTGCCGCCGGCCTGGGCGTTGAAGTGGATGTAGCGGCGGTCGCCGCCGAGCAGGACGATCTGCAGCGCGTCCAGCAGCGCGCTCTTGCCGGCGCCGTTGGGCGCGATGATGGCGCTGGTGCGGTCGAAGTGCAGGGTCTGCGCTTCGAACAGGAAGAACTGCAGCAGGTGCATGCGCTCAAGCAGCTGCATCGTCGCCCTCCGCGGCCGCGACGGCGCTGCCATCGGCGTTGCCGGTGTCGCCGTCGCCGTCGCCGTCGTCCTCGTCGTCGAGGCTGTGCTGGTCCAGGCGCTGCAGCCACTGCTCGCCGACGATGTCGACGATGGCCGGGCGCACCATCAGCTGGAAGGGCTGCAGCGCGTCGCCCTCGCCCTCGACCAGGCGGCAGCAGCCCCAGCGGCGGAGGGTGGCGGCCAGCATGCGCAGGCTGCCGATGTCGGGCATCGGCCGGCCGGTCAGCGCCGGCCAGGCTTCCTGCAGGTCGGGCAGTTCCACCACCACCTCGCCGTGCTCCTCCACCCGCCCCTGGCGGATGGCCTCGTCGTAGCGCTGGCGCAGCACCAGCAGGAACAGGGTCTCGTCCAGGCGCACCGGCGCGCCTTCGCCGTGGCGGGGCAGGGCGATGATGTAGCGGTGGGCGGGGTTGCGCTCCAGGCGGATGCCCAGCGGCGCGAGCGCG
The sequence above is a segment of the Luteimonas sp. MC1750 genome. Coding sequences within it:
- a CDS encoding Wadjet anti-phage system protein JetD domain-containing protein translates to MSPARGTLERLLRKGERARLRGDDGPASLPMTTAASAGDYLALQTLAEREAFHAGIAMAERAGALDVERDRHRSDGERLLRITVADLDALAVHLGVELLDARAARAETLLHPWQARFPVLDAVLQAWRSDRTVRGQGPEAAADVADAARAVATLQEAPGGERILRRESVRLFGDSKRLERLTPWLELLATGEPAASGLAREEVWSAIGLRREPQPLLLAGSGRVDLGGTGVPLVRPYLGVPMDALRSLATEARYLLTIENLASFHDAARDPAAAQGLLLYTGGMPSPAWRRACARIIAGLPATATLYHWGDIDEGGFRIAAVLAEVARGAGRTLQPWRMSMASLRQAMDEGMNRQPTPATLAAMQHWARRAGWDEVAEDLARQPMQLEQERLEIVLPVAGGAALN
- a CDS encoding SbcC/MukB-like Walker B domain-containing protein — encoded protein: MQLLERMHLLQFFLFEAQTLHFDRTSAIIAPNGAGKSALLDALQIVLLGGDRRYIHFNAQAGGKARSRSIRDYCLGVYRSGDEGRKRRTATTYISLVFRDQDSGLPLTAGIALGASADEPEHRQHGLYLLPGVALDLEDHVERIDGRELPLEWSRFRALAGQRCREAGTSPEFHASGERFVRDLLTRLRASPGAHPDFNAFRKAFQNALNLQRVEDVDLFVRTLVAEDRPTDVARFRALLDSFRQIKERIEQLQHRIDSADRVDGQYARISAQAVRAASYRALAAEYQRDLLGEQVETAQDACDGAAEALASLGRDLAAARAGRGQLRDEHAHALALLQGREGYGEQAQLDELAGRDRDRLQQLKTALLREIAAVRERYRDTGRLGLPGVDATALANAGAPWEAWHEALVALPGDAALPWTPAQLHAQAKAALAAAAPLVDAVDGHARGRHAAFEQARDRLESARHNLKRLAAGQAELHPDAVRLMNYLRDEGIVAQPVCDLVRVVDAAWQPAIEAYLRSNVEALLVPAQDEERAVKLYRSLRDGRAVYGVKLALASQARGARGATPDAGSVAALLVGDNADALAFLRRQLGELRCVETEAELVHSRQALARDGLLAKGGSIERLRLPAAADLRIGASSSRERARALREDVEAAEADLRRIEPELRRAEACQRGMARLAEPEELAQALHARVLEHEQVESHYRSGQDSREAARDPDLLRMSERVAALKQALDAGESRVEGLISAEALAQSALAQQQALLAALQAQAEIAARRAVEAFRDGDVDANLVERHREELEQKQMGLEDCAALCDKRARDNADQLQKLLPEAWSALQQYASTHGVDIGFEASQWREARRLLQGELTRLRDTELVNYQAEARQAYDTAVETFRSNVANTLHDNFVRLKTQIDALNRTLRNSPAFSNNERYRFHYEVLPDYRDLHRFIGRIADLGGEDNLFGSAGEVPAAFAELVDESASARAIDSPLDDYRRFFQFGVQIRQDEHVIGTLSERMRSGSGGEHRAPLYVIAGAALAAAYGKSEAHPGGLGLILLDEFGDKIDAQNARATTNYLRSLGLQLVLAAPDTAQGTLSGVLDSYIELFRDEDLLQAERIEVRPEARELLLSDQFDLHPELLAEETARIAGQQAPT
- a CDS encoding DUF4194 domain-containing protein, whose protein sequence is MKRSWTTLSQLTNGTCVEQDFERAAWRLVTEQVLYAADHRSRVAYHLVEEFLDDFAAALAPLGIRLERNPAHRYIIALPRHGEGAPVRLDETLFLLVLRQRYDEAIRQGRVEEHGEVVVELPDLQEAWPALTGRPMPDIGSLRMLAATLRRWGCCRLVEGEGDALQPFQLMVRPAIVDIVGEQWLQRLDQHSLDDEDDGDGDGDTGNADGSAVAAAEGDDAAA